A DNA window from Gemmatimonadaceae bacterium contains the following coding sequences:
- the thpR gene encoding RNA 2',3'-cyclic phosphodiesterase, translating into MRLFLAINLPHEVRREIVAAATTLRASAPDLSWVGETGLHLTLKFLGEVEDERVPDIEAALAAVAGRHRELLMSLSGVGAFPNFRKARVVWLGVGQDPRLELLHHDVEVACEKLGFEVEGRAFRPHLTLARIKHPLSEDRLRVLARAARQTDYRTDFIIRSVDLMHSELSPRGSTYTTVMSAALRSS; encoded by the coding sequence GTGCGGTTATTTCTCGCGATCAACCTGCCGCACGAGGTGCGTCGTGAGATCGTCGCGGCGGCGACGACGCTGCGCGCAAGTGCTCCCGATCTTTCATGGGTCGGCGAGACCGGTCTGCACCTGACGCTCAAATTTCTCGGCGAGGTCGAGGATGAGCGCGTGCCGGATATCGAAGCGGCGTTGGCCGCGGTGGCGGGCCGTCATCGGGAGCTGCTCATGAGCCTGAGCGGCGTGGGTGCGTTCCCGAACTTTCGGAAGGCTCGCGTCGTATGGCTGGGAGTAGGGCAGGATCCGCGGCTCGAGCTCTTGCACCACGATGTCGAAGTCGCGTGCGAAAAGCTCGGCTTCGAGGTCGAGGGCCGAGCGTTTCGTCCGCACCTGACGTTGGCGCGAATCAAGCATCCGCTGTCGGAGGATCGCTTGCGGGTGTTGGCGCGGGCCGCTCGGCAGACGGACTATCGCACGGACTTCATCATTCGATCGGTCGATCTGATGCACAGTGAACTTTCGCCGCGCGGCTCGACATATACGACCGTGATGTCGGCTGCGCTCCGGAGCTCGTGA
- the larE gene encoding ATP-dependent sacrificial sulfur transferase LarE, with protein MAKEQRLISWLQARQRLAIGYSGGVDSAYLAAVAVEAVGRENVVAIIGRSASYPESQWKNARDIGERIGLIVLEIDTDELNDPRYAANPTNRCYFCKTELWTRLVPAARERGFEVVADGTNADDVHDWRPGAQAARENGIASPLAELGFSKVEIREASRARGLPTWEQPSSPCLSSRIPYGTPVTVGRLARVERAEAALRALGISGDLRVRHFGATARVELAAAELGWWTVAPRRDQLTAAVVAAGYERVEIDPKGFRSGAMNRLAGLPVLDA; from the coding sequence ATGGCGAAGGAACAGCGGTTGATCTCGTGGCTTCAGGCGCGGCAGCGCCTGGCCATCGGCTACAGCGGCGGCGTCGACTCGGCCTATCTCGCCGCGGTCGCCGTCGAAGCGGTCGGCCGCGAGAACGTGGTGGCCATCATCGGTCGCAGCGCCTCGTACCCTGAAAGTCAGTGGAAGAACGCGCGCGACATCGGCGAGCGCATTGGGCTGATCGTGCTCGAGATCGATACGGACGAGCTCAACGATCCGCGCTACGCCGCGAATCCGACGAACCGATGCTACTTCTGCAAAACGGAGCTATGGACGCGGCTCGTGCCGGCGGCGCGTGAGCGTGGCTTCGAGGTCGTTGCGGACGGGACGAATGCGGACGACGTGCACGACTGGCGTCCCGGCGCGCAGGCGGCGCGCGAGAACGGGATCGCGTCGCCGCTGGCAGAATTAGGATTCTCTAAAGTCGAGATCAGAGAGGCCTCGCGGGCGCGCGGACTCCCGACCTGGGAGCAGCCGTCGTCGCCATGCCTGTCGTCGCGGATTCCCTATGGGACGCCCGTCACGGTCGGGCGCCTGGCGCGTGTCGAGCGCGCGGAGGCGGCGCTGCGCGCCCTTGGAATTTCGGGCGACCTCCGCGTCCGCCATTTCGGCGCGACCGCACGCGTCGAGCTCGCCGCCGCCGAGTTGGGCTGGTGGACCGTGGCGCCTCGCCGCGACCAGTTGACGGCGGCGGTCGTGGCAGCGGGGTATGAACGCGTCGAGATCGATCCGAAGGGTTTTCGCTCCGGCGCCATGAATCGGCTCGCCGGATTGCCCGTCCTCGACGCCTGA
- a CDS encoding ABC transporter permease, whose product MMLQQAAAGIRRDTALALRTLRRSPGFTVAAVAILALGIGMSTAMFTIYRAVLVERLPVTDQARLLIMHPLDRGGAHLDVPMPYLKEMKRDTSVIRDEAGVYHLGSIPVPLLDGDHTFTLSDAIVTSNFFDVLGTRPILGRTFRETDRPVGAPTAVVLSYAAWRQVFNQDPLVVGRTFFTPYAHERVTVVGVAPPGFEYPTGVGMWAAAHDDFLAQMDIVARLASGATIAAARANLSAHIARLNPFVLEEPRTPLAISGVEAHALSQEVLGSSRATIVVLTLAVVLLLVIACVNAGSLVLVRMTGRTREIAVRRAIGASFGAILQQFLIENALIGLAGGAAGLVAAQLLLRVLLALAPSELPRTDMIRIGGAPIAEAVLLTVAAVMLFGLVPSVMAAGSAPYGALREDGRSGSESVTRRRARRWLVSSQIALALIMLAGAALLARSLDHLQHIDLGYQTEHVSMVSVTGPKSFFVPERMNDVVEALTRRIRGVPGVVAATPIESEPFKGTTFYIMKIARADQPPSERATSPFIPFDFAGEDYFRTFEIPILRGRGFLPTEIADARPVVVLSESLARRFWPNEDPIGKQLVNVYDSTSTPRTVIGVARDTHFRTLRETAPVIYVPYTLVHGFSGYFAVRTRGTLEASLPAIRRALSEENRGVIVWKTTTMDALLAGPLARPRLAALILMSFSLAALVLAAIGLYGVTAALVRHQTRDIGVRMALGATPRDVRRLVLSDAMRVVGRGAAVGLVGALLSTRLLASLLFGVTPLDPLSFGAACAILIAISAWAALVPAHRATRIDPAEALRAE is encoded by the coding sequence ATGATGCTTCAACAGGCAGCAGCAGGCATTCGTCGCGACACGGCGCTCGCGCTTCGCACGCTGCGACGCTCGCCGGGCTTCACCGTTGCCGCGGTCGCAATCCTCGCCCTCGGCATCGGCATGTCGACCGCCATGTTCACGATCTATCGGGCCGTGCTGGTCGAGCGGCTGCCGGTCACCGATCAGGCGCGTTTGCTCATCATGCATCCGCTGGATCGCGGCGGGGCGCATCTCGACGTGCCGATGCCCTACCTCAAGGAGATGAAGCGCGACACGTCCGTCATCCGTGACGAGGCGGGCGTTTATCACCTCGGGTCGATCCCTGTTCCGCTCCTCGATGGCGACCACACCTTCACACTCTCCGATGCGATCGTCACGTCGAACTTCTTCGATGTGCTGGGCACGCGGCCCATTCTCGGCCGAACGTTCCGCGAGACCGACCGGCCGGTCGGCGCGCCCACTGCCGTCGTCCTCAGCTACGCCGCGTGGCGGCAAGTGTTCAATCAAGATCCACTCGTCGTCGGCCGGACGTTCTTCACGCCGTATGCGCATGAGCGCGTGACCGTCGTCGGGGTCGCGCCACCGGGATTCGAGTATCCGACCGGCGTCGGCATGTGGGCGGCCGCGCACGACGATTTCCTGGCGCAGATGGATATCGTGGCGCGGCTGGCGAGCGGAGCCACGATCGCCGCTGCCCGCGCAAATCTTTCCGCGCACATCGCGCGCTTGAACCCGTTCGTGCTCGAGGAGCCGCGAACGCCGCTGGCGATCTCGGGTGTAGAGGCTCATGCATTGTCGCAAGAAGTGTTGGGGTCGTCGCGCGCAACGATCGTCGTGCTCACGCTCGCCGTGGTGCTTCTCCTCGTCATCGCCTGCGTGAACGCCGGAAGCCTGGTCCTCGTACGAATGACGGGCAGAACGCGTGAGATCGCCGTGCGCCGCGCGATTGGCGCGAGCTTCGGCGCTATCCTGCAGCAGTTTCTTATCGAGAACGCACTCATTGGCCTCGCCGGCGGCGCCGCGGGCCTCGTCGCGGCGCAACTGCTGCTTCGCGTCCTGCTCGCCCTCGCTCCGTCGGAGCTGCCGCGCACCGACATGATTCGAATCGGCGGCGCACCGATCGCCGAGGCCGTGCTGCTCACCGTTGCCGCGGTCATGTTGTTCGGTCTCGTGCCGAGCGTGATGGCCGCGGGCAGCGCCCCGTACGGAGCGCTGCGCGAAGACGGCCGGTCCGGATCGGAAAGCGTCACACGCCGCCGCGCGCGACGCTGGCTCGTGTCGTCGCAGATCGCGCTCGCCCTGATCATGCTCGCCGGCGCCGCCCTTCTCGCGCGCAGCCTCGATCACCTCCAACACATCGACCTTGGCTACCAAACCGAGCACGTTTCGATGGTCTCGGTGACTGGGCCGAAATCCTTCTTTGTTCCCGAGCGGATGAACGACGTAGTCGAAGCGTTGACGCGGCGCATCCGAGGGGTCCCCGGCGTCGTGGCCGCGACGCCCATCGAGAGCGAGCCGTTCAAGGGGACGACGTTCTACATCATGAAAATCGCGCGCGCGGACCAGCCGCCGTCCGAGCGCGCGACCAGTCCGTTCATCCCGTTCGACTTCGCGGGCGAGGATTACTTTCGCACCTTCGAGATTCCGATTCTGCGCGGGCGCGGGTTCCTTCCGACCGAGATCGCTGATGCACGTCCGGTCGTCGTGCTCAGCGAATCGCTCGCGCGGCGGTTCTGGCCGAACGAAGACCCGATCGGCAAACAACTCGTGAACGTCTACGACTCGACGAGCACGCCACGCACGGTCATCGGCGTCGCCCGCGACACGCATTTCCGTACGCTGCGCGAAACAGCGCCCGTCATCTACGTGCCGTACACTCTGGTCCACGGGTTCAGTGGATATTTCGCGGTGCGGACGCGAGGCACATTGGAGGCGAGTCTGCCCGCCATTCGCCGCGCGCTGAGTGAAGAAAATCGCGGCGTCATCGTGTGGAAGACGACGACGATGGATGCGCTGCTCGCCGGCCCGCTGGCGCGGCCCCGCTTGGCCGCGCTGATCCTCATGAGCTTCAGTCTCGCCGCGCTCGTGCTTGCCGCGATTGGACTGTACGGCGTCACGGCCGCGCTCGTCCGCCATCAAACTCGCGACATCGGCGTCCGGATGGCGCTCGGCGCGACGCCACGTGATGTGCGCCGGCTGGTGCTGAGCGACGCGATGCGCGTGGTCGGCCGCGGTGCCGCCGTCGGACTCGTCGGCGCGTTGCTCAGCACCCGATTGCTCGCGTCGCTGCTGTTCGGTGTCACGCCGCTCGACCCGTTGTCGTTTGGGGCGGCGTGCGCGATTCTGATCGCGATCAGCGCGTGGGCCGCGCTGGTGCCGGCACACCGCGCGACGCGCATCGACCCGGCGGAAGCACTGCGCGCGGAGTGA
- a CDS encoding S9 family peptidase, whose amino-acid sequence MRTIPCLAAATIAVLCSSALHGQSGRPLAIEDYYRVPTVGSPSLSPDGRWVSYTVTTRIEQTNGQTVAVWLAPSDASTQPRDVSGSASASAPRWTPDNRLQFTTSGHTVTIDPAHVDRPDTNVTQTGSAVEGGRGGRGGRGRGAASVALASPDGKWVATVRDFAPAPIAHPYASDFEKRHEERFKGVEFDWMDFHRDGQQFPLPNRRDPQLFPPQEIILSPANGDSSLTRPLTSLGLRPLDVQWSRDGSRVLFTADSLYRNERSYGRNEIWIAKLDGTLERLTPNRDYAYTGAEYSPDGKWILATREYATDMVIARHLDHGGPVDLIVIPANGGEQVNLTADWDYIPNNARWSPDGRYVYFTGGVGGTTHLFRVSPATGHVEQVTRGERRLGDIGFDQGFTKLVYTVGLDDRLSEVFVADIDGAHERQISNINTSINEVKLSPSVRLQFNSGDGTPVEGWLTLPSGYRADGGPYPLVVSNHGGPHSAIEYGFNFKNQYLAANGYFVLEVNFRSSTGYGEKFLWATWGAWGTKDGQDVMAGIDYVLGKYPIDRTKVATIGHSYGGFMTNWLITQYPDRFAAAIPGAGIVDWLSDYGNADIPNTKEREFYGSPWDPRAREIMLKQSPLIYADRVKAPTLFINGEIDQRVPFSEAEQMYVALKKNGVPAKMIRYANMPHSISGSWNNVHRMINERRWLDQWLKGITP is encoded by the coding sequence ATGCGAACGATTCCGTGTCTCGCCGCCGCCACTATCGCCGTGCTTTGCTCCAGCGCGTTGCATGGTCAATCGGGGCGGCCACTGGCGATCGAAGACTACTATCGCGTCCCCACGGTCGGCTCGCCGTCGTTGTCGCCCGACGGGCGATGGGTCTCGTACACCGTCACGACGCGCATCGAGCAGACGAACGGGCAAACGGTCGCGGTGTGGCTTGCCCCGTCGGATGCATCGACGCAGCCGCGCGACGTCAGCGGTTCCGCAAGCGCGAGCGCGCCACGCTGGACCCCCGACAACCGACTTCAATTCACGACGAGCGGGCACACCGTCACGATCGATCCAGCGCATGTCGATCGTCCCGACACGAACGTGACGCAAACGGGCTCGGCGGTCGAGGGCGGACGAGGTGGGCGCGGAGGGCGGGGGCGTGGCGCCGCTTCAGTGGCGCTCGCGTCGCCGGATGGAAAATGGGTCGCGACGGTGCGCGATTTTGCGCCCGCGCCGATCGCGCATCCCTATGCGTCGGATTTCGAGAAGCGTCATGAGGAACGTTTCAAGGGCGTGGAATTCGACTGGATGGATTTTCATCGCGACGGGCAGCAGTTTCCGCTCCCCAACCGGCGCGATCCACAGCTCTTTCCGCCGCAGGAGATCATCCTGTCGCCGGCGAACGGCGATTCATCGCTGACGCGCCCATTGACGTCGCTCGGCCTGCGTCCGCTCGACGTGCAATGGAGCCGAGATGGGTCGCGCGTTCTGTTCACGGCGGATTCGCTCTATCGGAATGAACGATCGTACGGTCGCAATGAGATCTGGATCGCAAAGCTCGACGGGACGCTCGAGCGGCTGACGCCGAACCGCGACTACGCGTACACGGGCGCGGAGTATTCGCCGGATGGAAAGTGGATTCTCGCGACGCGCGAGTATGCGACCGACATGGTGATCGCTCGCCACCTCGACCACGGTGGGCCGGTGGACTTGATCGTGATTCCGGCGAACGGCGGAGAGCAGGTGAATCTGACGGCGGACTGGGACTACATCCCGAACAACGCGCGCTGGAGTCCGGATGGACGATACGTGTACTTCACCGGCGGCGTCGGTGGGACGACGCACCTGTTTCGTGTTTCTCCCGCGACCGGCCACGTCGAGCAGGTCACGAGGGGCGAGCGGCGGCTGGGCGACATCGGCTTCGACCAGGGCTTCACGAAGCTCGTGTACACCGTCGGCCTCGACGACCGCCTGTCGGAGGTCTTCGTCGCCGACATCGACGGGGCGCATGAACGACAAATCTCTAATATCAATACGTCAATTAATGAAGTGAAATTGAGTCCGTCCGTCCGGCTCCAGTTCAACAGTGGCGACGGCACGCCCGTGGAAGGCTGGCTCACCCTGCCGTCCGGGTATCGCGCCGATGGCGGACCGTACCCGCTCGTCGTGAGCAACCACGGCGGACCGCACTCGGCCATCGAGTACGGATTCAACTTCAAGAATCAGTATCTGGCGGCGAACGGCTACTTCGTTCTCGAGGTCAACTTTCGGAGCTCCACGGGATACGGCGAGAAGTTCCTGTGGGCAACGTGGGGTGCGTGGGGCACGAAAGATGGACAGGACGTGATGGCGGGTATCGACTACGTGCTCGGCAAGTACCCCATCGACCGAACGAAAGTCGCCACGATCGGCCACTCGTACGGCGGCTTCATGACGAACTGGCTGATCACGCAGTACCCCGATCGCTTCGCGGCGGCGATCCCGGGCGCCGGCATAGTCGATTGGCTGAGCGACTACGGCAACGCGGACATCCCGAACACGAAGGAGCGGGAGTTCTACGGCTCGCCGTGGGATCCGCGCGCGCGCGAGATCATGTTGAAGCAGTCGCCGCTCATCTATGCCGATCGCGTGAAGGCGCCGACGTTGTTCATCAACGGCGAGATCGATCAGCGCGTGCCGTTCTCCGAGGCCGAGCAGATGTACGTGGCGCTGAAGAAGAATGGCGTACCGGCGAAGATGATTCGCTACGCCAACATGCCGCACTCGATCAGCGGGTCGTGGAACAACGTGCATCGCATGATCAACGAGCGGCGGTGGCTGGACCAGTGGTTGAAAGGAATTACGCCCTGA
- a CDS encoding phospholipid carrier-dependent glycosyltransferase has product MARLLSRVRARPEVWILTAVSAAFHFWRLFTPNAVVFDEVHYERFTGYYLAHSYFFDVHPPVGRLLYVVLAALLHIPSAQLTTPVAEPVLRVLPATFGTLLVPLTYLLLRQLGANRRVATLGATMLLLENALLVIARLILVDVMLIAFGMMALTAYLAARTRVGRARWAWLAASACCAGLSLSIKWTGASALGMILAAWGIGVLRAVRPTRRTFAEGIVLVLVPAVIYCGAFAIHFAMLTNTGPGDVYMPMDFRATLRGSRNYSPNAHLSYWKKLAEMHHAMSYGNEALESLTNPGASKWYTWPIMKHPISLWGDPRLPGDKQMIILLGNPVVWWAGLIAFFGGVLSYRFQRDRWRGREFAFWFLAGGILLNYVPFMAIKRLMYLYHYLFALTLMISFGAYVFGVATRSIDDDGAPWRLGGMRLRTLYGGVVVLALIGFIYYLPLSYGYAMSNAAWNARFWVLHPHF; this is encoded by the coding sequence ATGGCGAGGCTCCTCTCCCGCGTTCGTGCGCGCCCGGAAGTCTGGATTCTTACCGCGGTGTCGGCTGCCTTCCACTTTTGGCGGTTGTTCACGCCGAACGCAGTGGTGTTCGATGAAGTGCACTACGAGCGATTTACGGGCTATTATCTCGCGCACTCGTATTTCTTCGACGTGCATCCGCCGGTGGGGCGGTTGCTCTACGTCGTCCTGGCCGCGCTGCTCCACATTCCCTCCGCGCAGCTGACGACGCCCGTGGCCGAGCCGGTGTTGCGGGTGTTGCCCGCGACATTCGGCACGTTGCTCGTGCCGCTCACCTATCTGCTGCTGCGACAACTCGGCGCCAATCGACGGGTCGCGACACTCGGCGCAACGATGCTGCTGCTCGAAAACGCGCTGCTGGTGATCGCGCGGTTGATTCTCGTCGACGTGATGCTCATCGCGTTCGGGATGATGGCGCTCACCGCGTACCTGGCCGCGCGCACACGAGTTGGGCGCGCGCGGTGGGCTTGGCTGGCCGCGAGTGCGTGTTGCGCTGGTCTGTCGCTCAGCATCAAGTGGACGGGCGCGTCAGCGCTCGGGATGATTCTCGCGGCGTGGGGCATTGGAGTTCTTCGCGCCGTACGGCCGACGCGGCGCACGTTTGCCGAAGGAATCGTGCTCGTTCTCGTACCGGCCGTGATCTATTGCGGCGCGTTCGCGATTCATTTCGCAATGCTCACGAACACCGGTCCGGGCGACGTCTACATGCCGATGGATTTTCGCGCGACGCTGCGGGGCTCACGGAATTATTCGCCGAACGCGCATCTGAGCTATTGGAAGAAGTTGGCGGAGATGCATCACGCGATGAGCTACGGCAACGAGGCGCTGGAGAGTCTCACCAATCCCGGCGCGTCGAAGTGGTATACGTGGCCGATCATGAAGCACCCGATCTCGTTGTGGGGCGACCCGCGTCTCCCGGGCGACAAGCAGATGATCATCCTGCTTGGCAATCCGGTGGTGTGGTGGGCTGGATTGATTGCGTTCTTCGGCGGCGTGTTGTCCTATCGCTTTCAGCGCGATCGGTGGCGCGGGCGCGAGTTTGCGTTCTGGTTTCTGGCCGGCGGCATCCTGTTGAACTACGTGCCGTTCATGGCGATCAAGCGCTTGATGTATCTGTATCACTATCTCTTCGCGCTGACGCTCATGATCTCGTTTGGCGCGTATGTGTTTGGCGTCGCGACGCGATCCATTGACGATGATGGGGCACCGTGGCGGCTCGGTGGGATGCGTCTGCGCACCTTGTATGGCGGCGTCGTCGTCCTGGCGCTGATCGGTTTCATCTATTACCTGCCATTGAGTTACGGCTATGCGATGAGCAATGCGGCTTGGAATGCACGGTTCTGGGTGTTGCATCCGCATTTCTGA
- a CDS encoding NEW3 domain-containing protein, producing the protein MALASRGLLAQNAERPSLAVGVDTTKLAIEPGAAFTMRVTVRDQASADHDALLTTKIPTGWQLLSAPTKLHVKAGGRAVQLVQIVVPHDAAAGDYEVLHSVRAPGLDTDLVARSTVSVRVRRNLTVTLIDQPYFAASGTTSHATFLVSNHGNIVTRVHLRISAEREISAHVDQIGELKPGESKVSDVVFDAGELFGEQEASRHIKLIAEPDGGLSSDNDTSPQAVAAVRVVARGNDAGQPWHTLPLSLDLSTIQTQRYQSATNTSSLNYKLSGFGPIAEGSKTTVDFLARGPQSSSSPFGERAEYRIGLTGENFLVRAGDQLFRLTPLTEAGAFSSGLNGSVSHGSLIVGAMANRQRWFHDGSTEQAGFIGFNPSQLLSISGNVLRGSEFDGTLGSLYFRSVVAKRNVFEMERAQGLFGIGSKTSATLARAAGDHGWVAFDLRHFWADSAYRGGTGDRGQDFASLAVRPTQWFRVAAQIAGNTLDSPYNLSIFNDLRSRSHVEHDASITLDIAGLITAGVRRFYAPTTPTLGDPNTNGTENSGWVRIAKSFGRLMLAGSVEQGTLTKNAELIPRPFSVTRVQTALRLSSSMTVSGFVERSTGQRIFAPNAQTAVSAGATASLQIHSLTLGASANAAPSSRFHVLPDSNWMIPGATASIDGNAALTLSGGRRLQLEVRVASSGPGRPVASVARLSYNVPLRLPIGRSRSTGRVVGRVYDGESHAGVANALVRVGDRMGLTDDQGFVTFGSMAPNKYPVFVDLGEYQVGGSGLANDAQEISPTPGRTTTIDLRVTRMGRVVGRIDLYERIESAALHSDSSGYRLARGLGGIVLRFMNGAEERHAITGPDGTFELHDARPGMWQLIVPTSQLPSQTFVDGDSVRVIDVSPGEQKALELKILPRQRKILPLDAPPAAEPAGSPKPKMPSLAAPITSRPAMSPLTADAIASTPSVARLPAIRPVAPPVIPRAPVAKHATHSLHRGHSVPTRRIARRPTPRAPTDSPVRSPVFAPARSGDHAPADSNAPVAWPFARSTSTFKCTTRWENDGLTCRP; encoded by the coding sequence ATGGCTTTGGCCAGCCGAGGGCTGCTTGCGCAAAATGCGGAGCGGCCTTCGCTGGCTGTTGGCGTTGATACGACCAAGCTCGCGATCGAGCCTGGGGCGGCGTTCACGATGCGGGTCACAGTCCGCGACCAGGCGTCCGCCGACCACGACGCTCTCCTAACAACAAAAATTCCAACGGGTTGGCAGCTCTTGTCGGCGCCGACCAAACTTCACGTCAAGGCCGGCGGGCGCGCCGTCCAACTCGTTCAGATCGTCGTGCCGCACGATGCGGCCGCGGGCGATTACGAGGTCTTGCATTCCGTGCGCGCCCCGGGCCTCGATACTGACCTCGTTGCTCGTTCGACCGTTTCCGTTCGTGTCCGGCGCAATCTCACCGTGACGCTGATCGACCAGCCGTATTTCGCCGCGAGCGGGACGACGTCGCACGCGACGTTCCTCGTCTCGAACCACGGTAACATTGTCACGCGCGTGCACTTGCGAATCAGCGCGGAGCGGGAGATTTCGGCACATGTGGACCAGATCGGTGAGCTCAAGCCCGGCGAGAGCAAGGTCAGCGATGTCGTCTTTGATGCCGGCGAGCTGTTCGGCGAGCAGGAGGCGAGCCGGCACATCAAGCTGATTGCCGAGCCGGATGGCGGCCTGAGCAGCGACAATGACACGTCGCCGCAAGCGGTCGCGGCCGTTCGCGTAGTGGCGCGGGGAAACGATGCCGGGCAGCCTTGGCATACCTTGCCGCTGTCGCTCGACCTGTCGACGATTCAAACTCAGCGGTATCAGTCGGCGACGAATACGAGCTCGCTCAACTACAAGCTCAGCGGCTTTGGCCCGATCGCCGAGGGAAGTAAGACGACGGTCGATTTCCTGGCGCGGGGTCCTCAATCGTCTTCGTCGCCGTTCGGTGAGCGTGCTGAATATCGCATCGGACTAACGGGTGAGAACTTCTTGGTACGGGCGGGCGACCAACTCTTCCGCCTGACGCCGCTCACAGAAGCGGGAGCGTTCTCGAGCGGACTGAACGGTTCGGTTTCGCACGGCAGCCTGATCGTTGGCGCCATGGCAAATCGGCAGCGCTGGTTTCACGATGGCTCGACGGAGCAGGCCGGTTTCATTGGATTCAATCCAAGTCAACTGTTGTCGATCAGTGGCAACGTTCTTCGTGGAAGCGAGTTCGATGGTACGCTTGGATCGCTGTACTTTCGGAGCGTTGTCGCGAAGCGGAACGTGTTCGAGATGGAGCGTGCGCAGGGATTATTTGGGATCGGAAGTAAGACGTCAGCGACGTTGGCGCGAGCAGCTGGTGATCATGGATGGGTCGCCTTTGATTTGCGACACTTCTGGGCGGACAGCGCATATCGAGGTGGGACGGGTGATCGCGGGCAGGATTTCGCATCGCTGGCGGTGCGACCGACGCAATGGTTCCGAGTCGCGGCTCAGATCGCGGGAAATACTTTAGATTCACCTTATAATTTAAGTATTTTCAACGATTTACGAAGTCGATCTCATGTTGAACATGATGCTTCCATCACCCTCGATATCGCCGGCCTCATCACTGCCGGCGTTCGCCGTTTCTACGCCCCAACCACCCCCACACTCGGCGATCCAAACACCAACGGCACCGAGAATTCAGGTTGGGTGAGAATTGCTAAGTCATTTGGCAGATTGATGTTGGCTGGATCTGTCGAACAAGGCACATTAACCAAGAACGCCGAGCTCATCCCCCGCCCCTTCAGCGTCACCCGCGTCCAAACCGCCCTGCGACTCTCCTCCTCCATGACCGTCAGCGGCTTCGTCGAACGCTCAACGGGCCAACGCATCTTCGCCCCAAACGCGCAAACCGCCGTCTCCGCCGGCGCCACCGCCTCCCTCCAGATCCACTCCCTCACACTCGGCGCCTCCGCAAACGCCGCCCCGAGCTCACGTTTCCACGTCCTCCCGGACTCCAACTGGATGATCCCGGGCGCCACCGCTTCGATCGATGGGAACGCAGCACTGACGCTGTCTGGTGGCCGCCGCTTACAACTCGAGGTCCGAGTCGCCAGCAGCGGTCCGGGACGCCCCGTCGCATCCGTCGCCCGCCTGTCGTACAACGTGCCATTACGGCTGCCGATCGGACGCTCCCGCAGCACCGGTCGAGTCGTCGGGCGAGTGTACGACGGGGAGTCACACGCAGGAGTCGCCAACGCACTCGTCCGTGTCGGCGATCGAATGGGGCTCACCGATGACCAAGGCTTCGTAACCTTCGGATCAATGGCCCCCAATAAATATCCGGTCTTCGTCGACCTCGGCGAATACCAAGTCGGGGGATCCGGATTGGCGAACGACGCCCAGGAAATCTCTCCCACCCCAGGCCGCACCACCACCATCGACCTTCGCGTCACCCGAATGGGACGCGTCGTCGGCCGCATCGATCTGTACGAAAGGATCGAATCCGCCGCGCTCCACTCCGACAGTTCTGGCTACCGCCTCGCTCGCGGACTCGGTGGGATCGTGCTGAGATTCATGAACGGAGCCGAAGAGCGACACGCCATCACCGGTCCGGATGGTACGTTCGAGCTCCACGACGCTCGACCCGGCATGTGGCAGCTGATCGTCCCGACGTCTCAGCTTCCCTCGCAGACCTTCGTCGACGGCGATTCAGTCCGCGTCATCGATGTGAGCCCGGGCGAACAAAAGGCGCTCGAGCTGAAAATCCTTCCGCGTCAGCGGAAGATTCTGCCCCTCGACGCACCGCCAGCAGCGGAGCCGGCCGGCTCGCCAAAACCGAAGATGCCGTCGCTCGCGGCGCCGATAACCTCGCGGCCGGCCATGAGTCCACTGACTGCCGACGCGATCGCGTCCACGCCGTCCGTCGCGAGGCTCCCAGCCATACGACCCGTCGCGCCGCCGGTCATCCCGCGCGCACCTGTGGCGAAACACGCAACGCACTCGCTGCACCGTGGCCACTCGGTGCCGACGCGGCGAATCGCTCGCCGGCCGACGCCTCGAGCCCCAACCGACTCGCCGGTTCGGAGTCCGGTTTTCGCTCCCGCCCGGTCCGGCGATCACGCGCCGGCAGACTCGAACGCGCCGGTGGCGTGGCCGTTCGCTCGGAGCACATCGACGTTCAAATGCACGACTCGCTGGGAGAACGACGGACTTACATGCCGTCCGTGA